In Hydrogenovibrio marinus, a single genomic region encodes these proteins:
- a CDS encoding aminotransferase-like domain-containing protein, giving the protein MNLKLSKPNENADFLYQKLATQLAKQIRDGLYQPGDKLMPIRRFAEKQGVSIATVVSAYYQLEAMGYVEARPKSGFYVKRLYQEQIDRPSQSEPDAVPTVVTGQEMVLHLVKATNNPEMMQFGAAVPDASYLPTQLIAQAVRQAAKNDMAVLNDYLFPPGLPELRKQIARRMVGNACDVSAKQVVITSGCQEAIRLALRACAGPGDVIAIESPTFYGLLQVIHSLRMKAIEIPTDPDTGMSIEALEMAIEQWPIKACVLVPSFSNPLGLSMPDDKKSRLVELLSKREIPIIEDDVYGEISHESPRPKPLKAFDKDDWVIYCSSFSKTLSPGLRVGWVVSKRYYDKLEYFKYVSNLATASVSQLAVAEVLQSGKYDRYLSKIRSQYAYAVERMTAAIVKLFPTGTKVTRPKGGFVLWIELPFKVDTFELANRLMKHQISIAPGRIFSTTNKYDHFFRISCAVNWNHETDLALLKIVNEIHQIKMLGKDRYRPL; this is encoded by the coding sequence ATGAACCTTAAGCTTTCTAAACCGAATGAAAATGCGGATTTTCTCTATCAAAAATTGGCGACACAGCTTGCCAAACAGATTCGCGATGGACTTTATCAACCCGGCGATAAGCTCATGCCGATAAGACGGTTTGCCGAGAAGCAGGGCGTGAGCATTGCCACAGTGGTGTCGGCTTATTATCAACTTGAAGCCATGGGCTATGTAGAAGCACGCCCCAAATCCGGCTTTTATGTCAAACGGCTTTATCAAGAGCAAATTGACCGACCATCGCAAAGTGAGCCGGATGCCGTGCCTACTGTCGTGACAGGGCAAGAGATGGTGTTGCATCTGGTCAAAGCCACTAACAATCCTGAAATGATGCAATTTGGTGCCGCAGTCCCGGATGCCTCTTATCTACCCACTCAGTTAATTGCTCAAGCGGTAAGGCAAGCCGCAAAGAACGACATGGCTGTTCTGAATGATTATCTTTTTCCACCAGGGTTGCCAGAGTTGCGCAAGCAGATTGCACGGCGAATGGTGGGCAACGCTTGTGATGTGTCTGCTAAACAGGTTGTGATTACCAGCGGATGTCAGGAAGCCATTCGTCTTGCATTAAGAGCTTGTGCGGGGCCGGGCGATGTTATCGCCATTGAATCACCGACGTTTTACGGGTTGTTGCAGGTCATTCATTCACTTCGAATGAAGGCGATAGAAATCCCAACAGACCCAGATACAGGCATGTCCATAGAAGCATTGGAGATGGCAATCGAACAATGGCCAATCAAAGCTTGCGTGCTGGTGCCCAGTTTTAGTAACCCGTTAGGCTTGAGCATGCCGGATGATAAAAAGAGTCGGTTGGTTGAATTACTCTCTAAACGAGAGATTCCAATTATTGAAGATGATGTTTATGGGGAAATTTCTCATGAAAGTCCAAGACCAAAACCCCTGAAGGCGTTTGATAAAGATGATTGGGTGATTTACTGCTCGTCTTTTTCTAAAACTTTATCGCCGGGGCTGCGTGTCGGCTGGGTGGTCTCAAAGCGCTACTATGACAAGTTGGAGTATTTCAAGTACGTGTCCAATTTGGCAACAGCCTCTGTTTCACAATTGGCAGTTGCAGAAGTGCTTCAGTCAGGCAAGTACGATCGCTACCTGAGTAAAATCCGCAGTCAATACGCCTATGCGGTAGAGCGAATGACGGCTGCAATCGTCAAGCTGTTTCCCACTGGCACTAAAGTAACACGTCCTAAAGGCGGTTTTGTATTGTGGATAGAGCTACCCTTTAAGGTTGATACCTTTGAGCTCGCGAATCGATTGATGAAACACCAAATCAGTATTGCGCCGGGACGGATTTTTTCCACAACCAACAAATACGATCACTTTTTCAGAATTTCTTGTGCGGTGAACTGGAATCACGAAACCGACTTGGCATTGCTGAAAATCGTCAATGAGATTCATCAAATAAAAATGTTAGGCAAGGACAGATATCGCCCGCTATAG
- the ilvE gene encoding branched-chain-amino-acid transaminase, whose translation MEEFCWLNGDLVPVGEAHISVLDHGLLYGDGVFEGMRVYNGRTFRIREHLVRLQQSAQALKLVIPYTLDVLTQACEALITANKMDSGYIRLVVTRGEGFLGLDPRNCDTPNVFILYRGLKMGEDTIQQHGAKLITTSVRRAPLDVLDPKIKTLNYINNILAKMEANQAGADDALMLNHSGQVAEASAANLFIVKNGVLSTPPCEAGALQGITRDAVMELAIRSNIAVEESPMSLYDVYNADEAFLTGSGAELIPVAQVDGRQLQHAVGPVFLKLKLGFHELTHK comes from the coding sequence ATGGAAGAATTTTGTTGGCTTAACGGAGACCTTGTACCTGTTGGCGAAGCACATATCTCAGTATTGGATCATGGCCTGCTTTATGGCGATGGTGTATTTGAAGGTATGCGAGTTTATAACGGCCGTACTTTTAGAATACGTGAGCACCTTGTTCGTTTACAGCAGTCCGCTCAGGCATTGAAGCTGGTCATCCCTTATACCCTTGATGTTCTGACACAGGCTTGCGAGGCCTTAATTACCGCCAACAAAATGGACAGCGGCTATATCCGTCTCGTCGTAACTCGAGGCGAAGGGTTTTTGGGACTTGATCCCAGAAACTGCGACACACCAAATGTTTTTATTCTGTATCGTGGCCTGAAAATGGGTGAAGACACTATTCAGCAACATGGCGCTAAATTGATTACCACTTCGGTTCGCCGTGCCCCATTGGATGTGCTTGATCCGAAAATCAAAACGCTTAATTACATCAATAATATTTTGGCTAAAATGGAAGCGAATCAGGCTGGCGCAGATGATGCCTTGATGCTGAACCATAGCGGACAAGTTGCCGAAGCAAGTGCTGCAAACTTGTTTATCGTCAAAAACGGCGTTTTGTCTACACCACCTTGCGAAGCTGGCGCTTTACAAGGCATTACGCGGGATGCCGTAATGGAATTGGCAATTAGGTCAAACATCGCTGTCGAAGAAAGCCCCATGAGTCTGTATGATGTTTACAACGCGGATGAAGCCTTCCTGACAGGAAGCGGTGCAGAGCTGATCCCTGTTGCACAAGTCGATGGACGCCAACTTCAGCATGCTGTCGGCCCAGTGTTTCTGAAATTGAAACTGGGATTTCACGAACTGACGCACAAATAG